Proteins co-encoded in one Haloarcula pelagica genomic window:
- a CDS encoding VOC family protein: MLTLDHTMMRVEDLDAALDWYQTYLDYEEKGRWEAETFTNVFLGPEDAHDQGALLELTYNHDGRTYTMGDAWGHIAVRCEDVYEAYEELMDAGVEDYRDPDSCGGSYAFVTDPDGHEIEIVERDHGAKWSLDHTMLRVADADEAIGWYVRKLDYDLTRRAEFDDFALYFVEPDDAPPEAMSVELTYNYDGRSYEMGDAWGHLAVRTDDLHETWDDLMGRHAQDYRDPESCDDRYAFTKDADGHEIEIVTN; encoded by the coding sequence ATGCTGACACTGGACCACACGATGATGCGTGTCGAGGACCTGGACGCCGCGCTCGACTGGTACCAGACGTACCTCGACTACGAGGAGAAGGGCCGCTGGGAGGCGGAGACGTTCACGAACGTCTTCCTCGGCCCCGAGGACGCCCACGACCAGGGCGCGTTGCTCGAACTCACGTACAACCACGACGGGCGCACGTACACGATGGGTGACGCCTGGGGGCACATCGCGGTCCGCTGTGAGGATGTCTACGAGGCCTACGAGGAACTGATGGACGCCGGCGTCGAGGACTACCGCGACCCTGACTCCTGTGGCGGTTCCTACGCGTTCGTGACAGACCCGGACGGTCACGAGATCGAGATCGTCGAGCGCGACCACGGTGCGAAGTGGTCGCTGGATCATACGATGCTGCGCGTCGCGGACGCCGACGAGGCGATCGGCTGGTACGTCCGGAAACTGGACTACGATCTCACTCGGCGCGCGGAGTTCGACGACTTCGCGCTGTACTTCGTCGAACCCGACGACGCACCGCCCGAGGCCATGTCGGTCGAGTTGACCTACAACTACGACGGCCGGTCCTACGAGATGGGCGACGCCTGGGGCCATCTCGCGGTTCGGACCGACGACCTCCACGAGACGTGGGACGACCTCATGGGGCGCCACGCACAGGACTACCGCGATCCGGAGAGCTGTGACGACCGGTACGCGTTCACCAAAGACGCGGACGGGCACGAGATCGAGATCGTCACCAACTGA
- a CDS encoding beta strand repeat-containing protein — protein MVFSVFGGTVALSGNAAALSAGNAAAGNTAAGADTTLTTSATIDSSDPTSIDGLRLAFDQASADDGLPTTSSAYSVNIYDENGDLTNQGSLNDGNGISYSEGSAILTFSTQDVQTDYEVEVVVDGYTNPSTDGSYSGEYQLNPDSNGPTTGISLQVGDGTGVEVTDLSAPAVAAHDQDIIVTANVTNTGGSTEDFDVSYSATGPSTSGAAGTSTQTVNLGAGETTEVSFTVNTTDLPDSDASAVVDYTHGITATGQNTGDSDSQTASLSVGTDSSGTINIDVIDQQSNTVTGTNVSLYRAGDWGGSVDNTAADPIRVLQTDNNGFVNFENLAVGAGPTQSDSVSYVAVAGYQDDDFDSKSTQLDLFENTQRTDSATLRLERVIDPASITVDTIKGEATANGQDQVQYEVTVRGDVNNDPFQGAEVTISATGPNTAALTYEDGDQTEITDENGTVRFNVSSTDEQEVTFTFEETSESLTTTATGLFTPQSGEGNLYGSVVSQASTNGIENGSVHVVSETDYTTNEVTTTIDLDSIDQGDADDNTVFLRLNDSEGSVISPDEYDIRVAEGPVEPGAELPPGVNPGTGVTLIDELNSTDAAVGGGYALVDTDGDGEIVFSHTRLEARDYYAQVSFDANNASDYDNDVSRVLQPDENPEAFVNVTGTTSGVVSSDDLGTGDAAVFEPSANLTVEQAVADSRASGANLADAPGFTNSFGVPTEGTNQDGDYVLSEIPTNYQAGVQYVAIAQASGYSTDFQDVYLQEDGQLTFTETQGSNDFFLEPVLVQPDAVNITQIGLRDNASATATDEFSNKSDEFVQQVPRNGRTVDAFLIETSAEGTPANATVEVSIDDTSVKGNFTGVESGTNVSVDEANNNITITTGPDGAATVLYQADSNTQSVVTNKTAVLSNDESATDNSTVEFVGQLTVQEAEVSGIVTNENNDPVPANVYLNEINLEGEIFTLTPVEFGQTASGEDVIRTFRIDRLNNSGGVIASDTFNASYDSTPGDYDFSGFTGVSLGANVGNLTLATLSTDGVQESSSYTLPRIPSVDQDPNVDSRVVVRGSSDTSIADAVSDGTGFSSLQNGTSVSTLTEPQRTSTANVEITGAAGGPFQVNNVVVTPNSTSAGTAVDVSADVTNSGAVTDSTDVTLSVEDTSGTQVSGSSTTQTIAAGQTESVNFTVDTTGLSDGNYTVFVDTPTSAAPATANLEIEAGTPSNPPNYTVNSVTATPSTINQSENLTVDTNVTNVGGPGAGSVSVEINGTNVSTGTGQLDIIFLLDDSSSMDPFIQDLTDATQDFAARVDQSADAQYAVVTYGDGSVQIQQTLSDNVTQTQNTLGNVCPGGFCSGGTEVNYDAINESLTGGQLGLRANARPVIIDLTDEGNNNQTNSDGDITTPTQSEISTLLEDENAKYIAVTEPDVKGGFQYPAADDKRVLVNETADAQYFNINSQNLSDQFANEIAGDVANASGGQSITLNTSESGTVTFDFDSSTTGTLAPGDYTVTASTDNSSASTNLTVQAGSSPPSSIVDQYDTNGTPGIQTGEVLDAIVDFNNGQITQGDILDIIVAFNS, from the coding sequence ATGGTATTCTCCGTATTCGGAGGGACCGTCGCGCTCTCAGGGAACGCTGCTGCGCTGTCAGCGGGCAACGCTGCTGCTGGTAATACAGCGGCAGGTGCCGACACGACGCTGACAACGTCAGCAACGATAGATTCGAGCGATCCGACCAGTATAGACGGCCTCCGTCTGGCCTTCGACCAGGCGAGCGCCGATGATGGTCTTCCGACCACGAGTAGCGCCTATTCCGTCAACATCTACGACGAGAATGGCGACCTTACCAACCAGGGTAGTCTGAACGATGGAAACGGCATTTCCTACAGTGAAGGCTCTGCCATCCTGACGTTCAGCACTCAGGACGTTCAGACTGACTACGAGGTCGAGGTAGTCGTTGACGGATACACGAACCCGTCGACTGACGGCTCCTACTCGGGCGAGTACCAGCTGAACCCTGACTCCAACGGACCGACCACCGGCATCTCGCTGCAGGTCGGTGACGGCACCGGCGTCGAAGTCACGGACCTGAGCGCGCCCGCAGTCGCGGCGCACGATCAGGACATCATCGTGACCGCGAACGTCACCAACACTGGTGGCTCCACGGAAGACTTCGATGTCTCGTACTCGGCAACCGGCCCGTCCACGAGTGGCGCCGCTGGGACATCCACCCAGACGGTGAACCTCGGCGCGGGCGAGACCACGGAAGTCAGCTTCACGGTCAACACGACCGACCTGCCTGACTCCGACGCCAGCGCGGTCGTGGACTACACCCACGGCATCACGGCGACCGGTCAGAACACTGGCGACTCTGACAGTCAGACCGCCAGCCTCTCGGTCGGTACGGACTCTTCTGGTACGATCAACATCGACGTGATCGACCAGCAGAGTAACACCGTTACCGGGACCAACGTCTCACTGTACCGCGCAGGCGACTGGGGCGGAAGCGTCGACAACACCGCCGCAGACCCGATCCGAGTGCTCCAGACCGACAACAACGGCTTCGTTAACTTCGAAAACCTTGCTGTCGGGGCTGGTCCGACCCAGTCTGACAGCGTCTCCTACGTCGCTGTGGCTGGCTACCAGGACGATGACTTCGACTCGAAGAGTACGCAGCTTGACCTCTTCGAAAACACGCAGCGGACCGACTCCGCGACGCTGCGTCTCGAACGGGTCATCGACCCGGCCAGCATCACGGTCGACACCATCAAAGGTGAAGCGACCGCCAACGGCCAGGATCAGGTTCAGTACGAGGTCACCGTCCGCGGTGATGTCAACAATGATCCGTTCCAGGGTGCAGAAGTGACGATCAGCGCCACCGGTCCGAACACCGCGGCGCTGACCTACGAGGACGGCGACCAGACTGAGATCACGGACGAGAACGGTACCGTCCGGTTCAACGTCTCGTCGACCGACGAACAGGAAGTCACCTTCACCTTCGAGGAGACCTCGGAGAGCCTCACGACCACCGCAACCGGTCTCTTCACCCCGCAGTCGGGTGAGGGTAACCTGTACGGTTCGGTCGTCAGCCAGGCCTCCACCAACGGAATCGAGAACGGCTCGGTCCACGTTGTCTCGGAGACTGACTACACCACCAACGAGGTCACCACCACGATCGACCTCGACAGCATCGATCAGGGCGACGCTGACGACAACACGGTCTTCCTGCGTCTGAACGACTCCGAAGGCAGCGTCATCTCGCCGGACGAGTACGACATCCGTGTCGCAGAAGGGCCTGTCGAACCAGGTGCCGAGCTCCCGCCGGGCGTCAACCCCGGTACGGGCGTCACTCTCATCGACGAGCTGAACTCCACTGATGCTGCAGTCGGTGGCGGCTACGCGCTCGTCGACACCGACGGTGACGGCGAAATCGTCTTCAGCCACACGCGTCTCGAAGCCCGTGACTACTACGCACAGGTCTCGTTCGACGCGAACAACGCCAGCGACTACGACAACGATGTCTCGCGCGTTCTCCAGCCGGACGAGAACCCCGAGGCGTTCGTCAACGTCACTGGCACCACGAGCGGCGTCGTCAGCAGCGACGACCTCGGTACCGGCGATGCTGCCGTGTTCGAGCCGTCCGCCAACCTGACGGTTGAGCAGGCGGTCGCGGACTCGCGCGCATCCGGTGCCAACCTCGCCGACGCACCTGGCTTCACCAACTCCTTCGGCGTCCCGACGGAAGGGACCAACCAGGACGGTGACTACGTGCTCAGCGAGATCCCGACCAACTACCAGGCAGGCGTCCAGTACGTCGCGATCGCTCAGGCGAGCGGCTACTCGACGGACTTCCAGGATGTCTACCTGCAGGAAGACGGGCAGCTGACCTTCACCGAGACCCAGGGGTCGAACGACTTCTTCCTCGAGCCGGTGCTGGTCCAGCCCGACGCAGTCAACATCACGCAGATCGGTCTGCGCGACAACGCGTCCGCGACTGCAACGGACGAGTTCAGCAACAAGTCTGACGAGTTCGTCCAGCAGGTCCCGCGTAACGGACGCACTGTCGACGCGTTCCTGATCGAAACCTCCGCCGAGGGCACGCCCGCGAACGCCACGGTCGAGGTCTCGATCGACGATACCTCGGTGAAGGGCAACTTCACCGGTGTCGAAAGCGGCACCAACGTCTCGGTCGACGAGGCGAACAACAACATCACGATCACGACCGGTCCGGACGGCGCGGCGACCGTGCTGTACCAGGCCGACTCGAACACGCAGTCCGTCGTCACGAACAAGACGGCTGTCCTCTCGAACGACGAGTCCGCGACTGACAACTCCACCGTGGAGTTCGTCGGTCAGCTGACCGTCCAAGAGGCAGAGGTCTCCGGTATCGTTACCAACGAGAACAACGATCCGGTCCCGGCCAACGTCTACCTCAACGAGATCAACCTGGAAGGGGAGATCTTCACGCTGACGCCGGTCGAGTTCGGACAGACGGCCTCCGGTGAGGACGTTATCCGGACCTTCCGTATCGACCGTCTCAACAACTCCGGCGGCGTCATCGCCTCCGACACCTTCAACGCCTCGTACGACTCCACGCCCGGTGACTACGACTTCTCCGGGTTCACTGGCGTCTCGCTCGGCGCGAACGTCGGCAACCTGACGCTCGCCACCCTGTCGACCGACGGTGTGCAGGAGTCGTCGTCCTACACGCTCCCGCGCATCCCGTCCGTCGACCAGGACCCGAACGTCGACTCGCGAGTCGTCGTCCGTGGCTCCTCTGACACGTCCATCGCGGACGCCGTCAGTGACGGCACCGGCTTCAGCTCGCTCCAGAACGGTACGTCCGTGAGCACGCTCACCGAGCCGCAGCGGACCTCGACGGCCAACGTCGAGATCACCGGCGCGGCCGGCGGACCGTTCCAGGTCAACAACGTCGTCGTCACCCCGAACTCCACGAGCGCGGGGACGGCCGTCGACGTTTCGGCTGACGTTACCAACAGTGGTGCTGTCACCGACTCGACCGACGTGACCCTGAGTGTCGAAGACACCTCGGGCACGCAGGTCAGCGGCTCCAGCACCACCCAGACGATCGCTGCCGGTCAGACCGAATCGGTCAACTTCACGGTTGACACGACCGGTCTCTCCGACGGCAACTACACGGTCTTCGTGGACACGCCGACCTCGGCTGCACCCGCGACGGCCAACCTCGAGATCGAGGCAGGAACGCCTTCGAACCCGCCGAACTACACGGTCAACAGCGTCACCGCGACGCCGTCGACCATCAACCAGTCCGAGAACCTCACCGTGGACACCAACGTGACGAACGTCGGCGGCCCCGGCGCGGGCTCGGTCTCGGTTGAGATCAACGGGACGAACGTGTCGACTGGCACGGGCCAGCTCGACATCATCTTCCTGCTGGACGACTCCTCGAGCATGGATCCGTTCATCCAGGATCTGACGGACGCAACGCAGGACTTCGCTGCCCGCGTTGACCAGTCCGCAGACGCCCAGTACGCTGTCGTCACGTACGGCGACGGCTCGGTCCAGATCCAGCAGACCCTCAGCGACAACGTCACCCAGACGCAGAACACCCTCGGGAACGTCTGTCCCGGTGGCTTCTGTTCCGGTGGCACTGAGGTCAACTACGACGCGATCAACGAGTCCCTGACCGGTGGTCAGCTGGGCCTGCGTGCGAACGCACGTCCGGTCATCATCGACCTCACCGACGAAGGGAACAACAACCAGACCAACAGCGATGGCGACATCACCACGCCGACCCAGAGTGAGATTTCCACGCTGCTGGAAGACGAGAACGCGAAGTACATCGCAGTCACTGAACCCGATGTCAAAGGCGGGTTCCAGTACCCGGCCGCCGACGACAAGCGCGTGCTTGTCAACGAGACGGCTGACGCACAGTACTTCAACATCAACTCGCAGAACCTCAGCGACCAGTTCGCCAACGAGATCGCCGGTGACGTTGCGAACGCGAGCGGCGGCCAGTCGATCACGCTGAACACCAGCGAGAGCGGCACGGTCACGTTCGACTTCGACAGCTCCACCACCGGTACGCTCGCGCCCGGCGACTACACGGTCACTGCGAGCACCGACAACAGTAGCGCATCGACGAACCTGACTGTCCAGGCCGGCAGCAGCCCGCCGTCCTCGATCGTTGACCAGTACGATACGAACGGGACGCCCGGCATCCAGACCGGCGAAGTCCTCGACGCTATCGTCGACTTCAACAACGGACAGATCACCCAGGGCGACATCCTGGACATCATCGTCGCGTTCAACAGCTAA